The nucleotide window GAACACCGCGACCTCCAGTGGCGCGACTACGACCAGGCGCTCAACACGATCACCCAAGACGGTCCCCGAGAGATCCTAGAGGAGGCCCACGAGTACCTCGACGAGCGGAAAGACGAGGAGAGCGGGAAGTACGTCTGACCGCCGTTCGCGCCCTTCCGGCCGCGACGACCGGACCGGTCGGTCGCGTCGCCGCCGAGCGGTCCGCTTTTGTCCGCCCCCGACGACTGTTCGGGCAGTGACGCCAGACGCCGAGTTCGGCTACGAGCTGCTCGTCTGCCGGTACGCCGAGTTGGCCTGGCACCCGAGCGAGGGACCTCGACCCGCGATCGTCTCCCGCCAGCTCGGCACCAAGGAGCGCCGCTGGGACACGCTCGTGATCGAGGTCGACCCGGCGGCGTTCGCGGCGCGGCGCGCGTTCGGCGACCGGACCATCGACTCCGACCTCCTCCACGTCGTCCGCGGCGCGCCGGCCGAGTGGACGTGGTACCGCGACGCGCTGCCCGACCCCGGCTACCCGTGGCGGTACGTCAGACAGGCGGTCCACCGCGCCGCGGGCCGGGACCTGATCGAGAAGCGCCGCGACGGGAACCGGATCCAGATCCGCCGGACGCGACCGTACCCGGACTGGGTCGAGCGGATCGTCGCGGTCGAGAACAAGCCGGGTCTCGACCGCTCGGCCGCCGACCGTCTCGCCGAGCAGCTCGAACACGACGTGACGACCGCGCTGGCCGACGAGGCGTGGCTGGCGACCGAGACGACCGGCGAGCGCGTCGAGCCCGCCCTGCTTCGGGAGATGCCGGTCGAGGCCGGCATCCTCGCGACGGACTTCTCTCAGGGCGTCGACGCCGACGTGACCGACGTTGCGTGGTACCCGAGCGACCTCTCGCCCGCGGACGGCGAGCGCCGCGACGACGAGACCGAGACGCTGCGGTTGGAGATAGCCGAGCGCGCCTACGGTAAGGGATGGCGCTCGTATCACGACACGATGCGGCCCGACTGTCGCCACTTCGAACTCCGCCGCGACGGGCGCGCGCTCGTCCCGCACTGCGCGGCGAAGGACAAGACCCCGACCGCCCGCGAGTGTTCCGGCTCCTGTCCCGAGTTCTCGCCGGAGCCGCCCCAGTGGCGGACGAAGGGGTGGCCGATCGAGGGCGGGCCGGGGAAGGGGTTCGAGCGGTTGTTGGCGCGGCGGCGGGAGCGCGAGCGAGACCGGGTCGAAAGGATTGAGTGAGCGCCGGCCGCAAGTGGCCGTATGCGGTTCCCAGACCCGTCACTCTCCGAGTACGCGGTCAACACGGCGGTCGTGGTCCTCACGCTGGCCGTCCTCCAGTACACCGGCTGGCTCTCGGACGACCCCGCCGGACTCGACCCGGCGCTCCTCGTCGTGGTCGCGGTGACGTTCCCGGTCTTCACGTACCTGCTGGCCGTCCTCGCCGCGAACGTCCGCTGGATTCCGGAGTGACAGACCGCCGGGGCCCCGTCGACGCCGTCGCAGTCGACGACACCGCTGCGCTCGACTACGCCAGCGCGGCCGCCAGCTTCTCGACCGGGTGTACCGGCTCCGGCACCTCGCCGGGACCCTCCTCCAACTGCGTCCGGCAGGAGGTGCCGGGCGCGACCAGCGCGTCGCCGTCGCTCGCCGAGACCTGCTCGAACAGGTTTTCGCCGATGGCCTTACTCATCGCGTAGTGTTCGGCCTCGTAGCCGAACGAGCCGGCCATCCCGCAACAGGAGGTGTCGAGCGGGTCGACGCCGTAGCCGGCGCGCCGCAGCACGCCGACCGCGTGGTGGTCCTTCTTCGTCGCCTTCTGGTGACAGTGGCCGTGGTAGGTGAGCGCCTCGGCGGGCGCGTCGAGTGCGAGTGACTCGTCGAGCCGGAAGGCGTCGACGTACTCCATGACCCCGTAGGCGTTCTCCGAGACTGCGGCCACGTCGTCGTCGGGCACGTCGCTGGCGTCGCCGTCGAGTAAGTCGTGGTAGTCGGACTGGAGCATGACGGCGTCAGAGGGCTCGACGACGACGACCTCCCACCCGTCCCGGACCTCGGGCGCGAGCGTCTCCACGGCGTCTCTGGCCGTCGCGCGCGACACGTCGAGCATCCCCTTCGAGTGGGGCGGGCGACCGCTGCCGTCGACGTCCGGAATCTCGACGTGGCAGTTCGCGGCCTCCAGCACGCGCACCGCGGCCTTCCCCGCGCCGGGGTTGACGTAGGTGGTGTACACGTCGGGGAACAAGAGTACGTCGCGGTCCGCCTCGTCGCGCGGGACGCCCGCGCCGCCGCGGGCCTCGAACCAGTCGGTGAGCGTCTCCGAGCGGAACTCGGGGAGGTCGCGCTCCCGCGCGATCCCGAGCGCCTTCTCCGCGAGGAGGCCGCTCCCGGGAATCTTGTTCGGGAGGTTCGAGAGGGGTGCGAGCGTCGAGGCGAGCGGCGCGAGGTCCTCGAAGCGACCGAGCAGCCGCGTGCGCAGGTCAAGCCCCTGCTCCTCGTGGTGGGCGTGTTCGACCTCCGCCTTCAGCTTCGCCATGTCGACGCCGCTCGGGCAGTCCACCTTACACCCCTTACAGCCGACACACAGGTCCATCACCTCGGTGACGAACTCGTCGTCGGTCGGGTCGTCGGGCAG belongs to Halorubrum sp. DM2 and includes:
- a CDS encoding DUF5787 family protein codes for the protein MTPDAEFGYELLVCRYAELAWHPSEGPRPAIVSRQLGTKERRWDTLVIEVDPAAFAARRAFGDRTIDSDLLHVVRGAPAEWTWYRDALPDPGYPWRYVRQAVHRAAGRDLIEKRRDGNRIQIRRTRPYPDWVERIVAVENKPGLDRSAADRLAEQLEHDVTTALADEAWLATETTGERVEPALLREMPVEAGILATDFSQGVDADVTDVAWYPSDLSPADGERRDDETETLRLEIAERAYGKGWRSYHDTMRPDCRHFELRRDGRALVPHCAAKDKTPTARECSGSCPEFSPEPPQWRTKGWPIEGGPGKGFERLLARRRERERDRVERIE